Proteins encoded by one window of Candidatus Neomarinimicrobiota bacterium:
- a CDS encoding TerB family tellurite resistance protein, whose protein sequence is MSRKWFGTIIGGGIGWALLGPLGALIGAYIGSMFDSSSSPRTKEYSYDYDVSTDNQFQKFGDTRAGDFAIAMLSLFAYITKADKKTLSSEVRYVKKFLIEKFGVENAQDLLYLYREILNKNFDIKEIAKQIRNYMDYYSRLELLHVLFGIAGADGEYHQSELKALEEIALELGITAQDYNSIRSMFVKQGNYAYEILGVCPEDDIETIKKAYREMASKYHPDKVSHLGQEFQRLAEEKFKQINEAYQQIRQIKGF, encoded by the coding sequence ATGAGTAGAAAATGGTTTGGAACTATAATTGGCGGAGGAATAGGATGGGCACTTCTGGGTCCTCTTGGTGCTCTTATCGGCGCGTATATTGGCAGTATGTTTGACTCATCAAGTTCACCAAGAACAAAAGAATATTCTTACGATTACGATGTTTCTACTGATAATCAATTTCAAAAGTTTGGAGACACAAGAGCGGGGGACTTCGCAATCGCTATGCTATCACTTTTTGCATATATTACAAAAGCAGATAAGAAAACGCTTTCCTCCGAGGTACGCTATGTGAAAAAATTTCTAATTGAAAAGTTCGGAGTTGAAAACGCACAGGATCTATTATATCTATATAGAGAAATTTTGAACAAAAATTTCGATATAAAAGAAATTGCAAAACAGATAAGAAATTATATGGATTATTACTCAAGGCTTGAACTACTCCATGTACTATTTGGAATAGCTGGAGCAGACGGCGAATATCATCAATCAGAATTAAAAGCATTAGAGGAAATCGCTCTTGAACTTGGAATAACTGCCCAGGATTATAATTCTATCCGGTCGATGTTTGTAAAACAGGGGAATTATGCATATGAAATACTGGGGGTATGCCCCGAAGATGACATAGAAACGATTAAAAAGGCATACAGGGAAATGGCAAGTAAATACCATCCTGATAAAGTATCACATCTCGGACAGGAGTTCCAGAGGTTAGCCGAGGAAAAATTCAAACAAATTAATGAGGCATATCAACAAATAAGACAGATAAAAGGATTTTAG
- a CDS encoding LPP20 family lipoprotein, which produces MKSKIILTTILIYTLLFSGIPEWAKTHQSKKYPSSSYVIGVGIGKTQEEAIENARADLVKQIIVKIKSVTESTEEEIQQDKTIISRSEILNYVKTEAEQTMPNVKIAEIKRVKKNYYALAVLNREKYLSTLKIQIKDIIMNIENLKASANNNLNRGNLLVYFEEFNKITDLIPELLSKNEIYSALTGSNLAQINEYFLEKIDTDIKNSISNIKIKLISNLNREYVPGKPVENPIIFKLEYQAKNSSIGLKGIPIVVKYSTGEIIDRIKTNDNGIGKTIFTPFPTDKDNLTGKILILIDVDKLPDFAMEYLENVQTDFTYKIKIPDINFRIKIIDTISGSSKLIETLIARELSKYNLKISQSSTYEIRGEVNMVQDKEISSPINKLYYTEINIILKLLDNNGNKISALTIKSSGVDKTHIQAITNAINSVNINSKEFLKFISSVF; this is translated from the coding sequence GTGAAAAGTAAAATTATCTTAACAACTATTTTAATATACACACTTTTGTTCAGCGGGATTCCGGAGTGGGCAAAAACACATCAATCAAAAAAATATCCCTCCTCAAGCTATGTAATTGGTGTCGGTATTGGTAAGACTCAAGAAGAGGCCATAGAAAATGCCAGAGCTGATCTGGTAAAACAAATAATAGTGAAAATAAAATCAGTTACAGAATCCACCGAAGAAGAAATTCAACAGGATAAAACAATTATTTCTAGATCTGAGATATTAAACTATGTAAAAACCGAAGCAGAGCAGACTATGCCTAACGTAAAAATTGCTGAAATTAAAAGAGTTAAAAAGAATTACTATGCCTTAGCTGTCCTGAACAGGGAAAAATATTTATCCACTCTTAAAATCCAGATAAAAGATATCATCATGAACATAGAAAATTTAAAAGCAAGTGCCAACAATAACTTGAATAGAGGGAATCTGCTTGTCTATTTTGAGGAATTCAACAAAATAACAGACTTAATACCCGAATTATTATCAAAAAACGAAATTTACTCAGCACTGACAGGCTCAAATTTAGCTCAGATTAATGAATACTTTTTGGAAAAAATCGACACAGATATTAAAAACTCTATTTCAAACATAAAAATAAAACTTATCTCTAACTTAAATCGTGAGTACGTACCTGGCAAACCAGTCGAAAACCCGATAATATTCAAACTGGAATATCAAGCTAAAAACTCTTCGATAGGATTGAAAGGGATACCAATTGTTGTGAAATATTCAACAGGTGAAATAATAGACAGGATTAAAACTAACGATAATGGAATAGGTAAAACAATTTTTACCCCATTTCCAACAGATAAAGACAACCTTACGGGGAAAATACTAATCTTAATCGATGTTGATAAATTACCGGATTTTGCAATGGAATATTTAGAGAATGTGCAGACAGATTTTACCTATAAAATAAAGATACCAGATATCAACTTTAGGATTAAAATAATAGATACAATATCAGGTTCATCGAAACTGATTGAAACATTAATAGCAAGGGAGTTATCAAAATACAATCTTAAAATTTCTCAATCATCAACTTATGAAATAAGGGGAGAAGTGAATATGGTTCAGGATAAAGAAATATCATCTCCAATAAATAAACTTTATTATACAGAAATAAATATCATTTTGAAACTGCTGGATAATAATGGTAACAAAATTTCAGCATTAACTATAAAATCCAGCGGGGTTGATAAGACACATATACAGGCTATTACTAATGCAATTAATAGTGTTAATATAAACTCAAAAGAATTTCTAAAATTCATCAGTAGTGTTTTTTAA
- a CDS encoding LPP20 family lipoprotein, protein MREKIIMLTITLAACAFILNCGGGRPVADVEKIPEWYINPPQAEDAIYGAGDAVKQSLALAKEAADARARDAIARTIEVKVSNMLKNFMQESGLANDAEALEFTESVSKQVANVVLNGCKIVKRNVVTEGNLYHIYSLAEYNLSSLVQETLEQARRNKALYNEAKARMSFEELEKEIQKLEKIGNE, encoded by the coding sequence ATGCGTGAAAAAATCATTATGTTAACAATTACTTTAGCTGCCTGTGCATTTATCCTTAACTGTGGAGGAGGAAGACCGGTTGCCGATGTTGAAAAAATACCTGAGTGGTATATAAATCCACCTCAGGCGGAAGATGCAATATACGGAGCCGGAGATGCTGTAAAACAGAGCCTTGCTCTTGCAAAAGAAGCAGCGGATGCCAGGGCAAGAGATGCTATAGCAAGAACAATAGAGGTAAAAGTCTCCAATATGTTAAAAAATTTCATGCAAGAAAGTGGACTTGCAAATGATGCCGAGGCACTAGAATTTACAGAGAGTGTGAGCAAGCAGGTAGCTAATGTTGTTCTTAACGGATGTAAGATTGTGAAGAGAAATGTAGTTACCGAAGGTAATCTATATCATATTTATTCATTAGCGGAATATAATCTCAGTTCGCTAGTACAGGAAACTCTAGAGCAGGCAAGACGAAACAAAGCCTTATATAATGAAGCAAAAGCTCGCATGAGCTTTGAGGAACTGGAAAAGGAAATCCAGAAGCTTGAAAAAATCGGGAATGAATAA
- a CDS encoding lamin tail domain-containing protein encodes MAKRIKLIVLFFILSLSNLGSYSQNITLNEIMFDPPSLDYYDEYIEVFNYGSDTVSLKGFKLSVNGYIDSLISPGEFYLLYPYHYCLILDKGYVIDSLSNRYKDIIPDTALILTINDNAFGKNGLKNSEGNHICLMDNQGDTVSYMVTSPDQESGYSDEKINPASDNRPENWGNSIVFNGTPGFQNSIVIKHRDLRLDSLIVASGKFLKKGDSVYVQYKIVNAGIDTIYEYYVNIVVKDALFHNEIYRQQKFYYQKLVCGESLIGRAAFKVTESGKLLVEAVLVCQNDESEENNFSSTNIFVSYPPKCLVINEVMYCSGEDIQEWIEIFNRSIYCVNLENFGIKDASGDFCPISDSTLVVNPGDYIVLTSDRGKIIQSYGKDAGKVWEMESFPILNNTGDSIVIIDCSGFIIDSLYYTKDFGYESGVSIERRNPYGFTNDMSNWGLSISPAGATPGMRNSIMRKEIDLGIDSLYVLNSDGAIDVGDSFKICLKVKNYGLKEVNEFEISIDMYSLIFGKYFDQVKTYSGIIKPDSSICIDFIGGLILSGINRVAAELSVNGDENEGNNSSEIFVYPRYLRQSIVINEIMYDPNEDEPEWIEIYNRSQEIIDIAKWRIRDGGGNWRVITDTTFILKPNEYMILAGEGNFIGNYPNFSGKIICVKDFPILNNTSDSVFICDGTGNVIDGVYYKNQYGGGYGISLERRDPNADGQVGENWGSCLDLNGATPGRANSILKFEYDISISDAHFIDTIASFGEEVNFVVKLKNVGRKETGFSNIEIRYDSNFNGSFYDDDIVWQLKNIPGLQPDSSIELSGKVFITGKGYCHFQVIVSMVNDKNLEDNYAYMNVYSKVNSREIVINEFFPYPEEDQCEYIELYNLSDFPINLNKMVLSSKLRRSVIENHYKLNPGECIVLSQDSSIFDAFIPEEGRIIIPSSWIILNNYAGDIKISGMDGEVIDYLSYNKNWGILPGKSIEKKFPALPSQDRDSWSVCTDPTGGTPGYQNSITPYQFDVCIDSLKILANNSNGHAFYSVNLWIRNIGLETCKGIVASIFKTGMNDFLLIEEKSIESLKNEDTCRVEFLIDELESGINRFIASVSCSEDLNGRNDTMSFVINVPYDRNSVILTEFLIKNDDLSSFFNPEFIEIHNMTENVININGWSISDENKGKRFFIYEDKFIYPDSFFVISFDSTIFNFEWFNSSQVLVMNDYPIYNRDEDEIILYDPVGNVIDSLRYDKNWNMIPGKSLERISFNNANTHYNWKPSKSEYGCTPGLKNSISMTVKMKEFGIKIYPNPITPDGDGTNDEAGIYYNIPFESAIADVYIYDLFGRMISNVAKNQLVESTGVIFWDGSSMYSKKVRVGIYVVRFNAKDVKTGRKVGYISTVVVAGKL; translated from the coding sequence ATGGCGAAAAGAATAAAACTCATAGTACTTTTTTTCATATTATCTTTATCCAACCTAGGGAGCTATAGCCAAAATATTACTTTAAATGAAATAATGTTTGATCCGCCAAGTTTAGATTATTACGATGAGTATATTGAAGTTTTCAATTATGGAAGTGATACTGTTTCTCTGAAAGGATTTAAGTTATCAGTAAATGGCTATATAGACAGTTTGATTTCACCAGGAGAGTTCTATTTACTTTATCCATATCATTATTGTCTTATTTTGGATAAGGGGTACGTAATAGATAGCCTTTCTAATAGATATAAAGATATTATACCTGATACTGCTCTAATTTTAACTATTAATGATAATGCTTTTGGTAAAAATGGATTAAAGAATTCTGAAGGAAATCATATTTGTCTTATGGATAATCAAGGCGATACCGTATCATATATGGTCACAAGCCCGGATCAGGAATCTGGCTACTCTGACGAGAAGATAAATCCTGCTAGTGATAATAGGCCAGAAAATTGGGGTAATTCTATTGTATTTAATGGCACTCCTGGTTTTCAAAATTCAATAGTGATAAAGCATCGTGATTTGAGACTTGATTCTTTGATAGTAGCCTCGGGTAAGTTTCTGAAAAAGGGCGATTCGGTATATGTTCAATATAAAATAGTAAATGCGGGAATAGATACAATTTATGAATATTATGTTAATATTGTCGTTAAAGATGCCTTATTTCATAATGAAATATATCGGCAGCAAAAATTTTACTATCAAAAATTAGTTTGTGGTGAAAGCTTAATTGGCAGAGCAGCTTTTAAGGTTACTGAGAGTGGCAAGCTATTGGTAGAAGCGGTTTTAGTATGTCAGAACGATGAGAGTGAAGAAAATAATTTCTCATCTACAAATATATTTGTTAGTTATCCCCCCAAATGTCTAGTAATCAATGAGGTAATGTATTGTTCAGGAGAAGATATACAGGAATGGATAGAGATTTTCAACCGCTCTATATATTGTGTAAATCTTGAAAATTTTGGTATAAAAGATGCCTCAGGCGACTTTTGTCCTATCTCAGATTCTACATTGGTGGTAAATCCAGGGGATTATATTGTATTAACAAGTGATAGGGGAAAAATAATTCAGAGTTATGGAAAAGATGCGGGAAAAGTTTGGGAGATGGAGAGTTTCCCGATTCTCAATAATACTGGAGATTCTATCGTGATAATTGATTGTTCTGGTTTTATAATTGATTCACTTTATTATACAAAGGACTTTGGTTACGAATCTGGAGTATCAATTGAAAGGAGGAATCCATATGGTTTTACAAATGATATGTCAAACTGGGGATTATCGATTAGTCCAGCGGGGGCAACTCCTGGCATGCGTAATTCAATAATGAGAAAAGAGATAGACCTGGGGATTGATAGCCTGTACGTGTTGAACTCTGATGGTGCAATAGACGTTGGTGATTCATTTAAAATATGTCTGAAAGTAAAAAACTATGGGTTAAAAGAAGTTAATGAATTTGAAATATCAATTGATATGTACAGTTTGATATTTGGAAAATATTTCGACCAGGTAAAAACATATTCTGGAATAATCAAACCTGATAGTTCTATTTGTATAGATTTTATTGGTGGTTTGATACTCAGTGGAATAAATAGAGTGGCAGCGGAGTTATCGGTTAATGGAGATGAGAATGAGGGAAATAATTCAAGTGAAATTTTTGTATATCCACGGTATCTGAGACAATCTATAGTAATCAATGAGATTATGTACGATCCCAATGAAGATGAACCAGAATGGATAGAAATTTATAACCGTTCTCAGGAGATAATTGACATTGCAAAATGGAGGATTAGAGATGGTGGTGGTAATTGGAGGGTCATTACAGATACAACTTTTATATTGAAACCCAATGAGTATATGATTTTAGCAGGAGAAGGAAATTTTATTGGAAATTATCCGAATTTTTCAGGTAAAATTATATGTGTTAAGGATTTTCCGATTCTGAATAATACTTCGGATTCAGTATTTATTTGTGATGGTACGGGTAATGTTATAGATGGAGTTTATTATAAAAATCAATATGGTGGTGGGTATGGGATATCACTTGAAAGAAGGGACCCTAATGCAGATGGTCAGGTAGGTGAAAACTGGGGATCATGCCTGGATTTAAATGGTGCCACACCCGGTAGAGCGAATTCGATATTGAAATTTGAATATGATATCTCTATAAGCGATGCCCATTTTATCGATACTATTGCATCTTTTGGGGAGGAAGTTAATTTTGTTGTTAAACTGAAAAATGTAGGCAGGAAGGAAACTGGATTTTCAAATATAGAAATAAGATATGATAGTAATTTTAATGGAAGTTTTTATGATGATGATATTGTGTGGCAACTAAAAAATATTCCTGGATTGCAACCAGATTCTTCTATAGAATTATCGGGAAAAGTCTTTATCACGGGAAAGGGGTATTGTCACTTTCAGGTAATTGTTAGTATGGTTAATGATAAAAATTTGGAAGATAATTACGCGTATATGAACGTTTATTCAAAGGTAAATAGTAGAGAGATTGTAATTAATGAATTTTTCCCATATCCTGAGGAGGATCAGTGCGAATATATTGAACTATACAATTTATCGGATTTCCCAATTAATCTTAATAAGATGGTTTTGTCAAGCAAGCTAAGGAGATCCGTTATTGAAAATCATTATAAATTGAATCCCGGTGAATGTATTGTTCTTTCTCAGGATAGCTCTATATTTGATGCATTTATTCCTGAGGAAGGCAGGATTATTATCCCGTCGTCATGGATTATCCTGAATAATTATGCGGGTGATATTAAAATATCAGGTATGGATGGTGAGGTCATCGATTATCTGTCTTATAATAAAAATTGGGGAATTTTACCTGGTAAATCCATTGAGAAAAAGTTTCCCGCCTTACCTTCACAGGATAGAGATTCCTGGAGTGTATGTACTGACCCGACCGGAGGTACTCCTGGATATCAGAATAGTATTACACCATACCAGTTTGATGTTTGTATTGATTCACTGAAGATTTTAGCAAACAACAGTAACGGTCACGCTTTCTACTCTGTTAATTTGTGGATTAGAAACATCGGTCTTGAGACATGTAAGGGTATTGTTGCTTCTATTTTTAAAACTGGTATGAATGATTTTTTGCTTATAGAAGAAAAAAGCATAGAAAGTTTAAAGAATGAAGATACCTGTAGAGTTGAATTTTTAATCGATGAGTTAGAATCCGGGATAAATCGATTCATTGCCTCTGTTAGTTGTAGCGAAGATTTAAATGGTCGAAATGATACGATGTCATTTGTAATTAATGTTCCTTATGATAGAAATAGTGTAATACTAACAGAGTTTTTGATAAAAAATGATGATTTAAGTTCTTTTTTTAATCCAGAATTTATTGAAATACACAACATGACAGAAAATGTAATTAATATTAATGGGTGGTCGATATCAGATGAGAATAAGGGGAAAAGATTCTTTATATATGAAGATAAATTTATTTATCCTGACAGCTTTTTTGTAATTTCGTTTGACTCAACAATATTTAACTTTGAATGGTTTAATTCCTCTCAAGTGTTAGTAATGAATGATTATCCAATCTATAATCGTGATGAAGATGAGATAATACTCTACGATCCAGTTGGGAATGTAATAGATTCTTTGAGATATGATAAAAATTGGAATATGATTCCTGGTAAATCTCTGGAGAGGATTTCATTTAATAATGCCAACACCCATTATAACTGGAAACCATCAAAAAGTGAATATGGATGCACGCCTGGGTTAAAGAATAGTATTTCGATGACTGTAAAGATGAAAGAGTTTGGGATTAAAATTTACCCCAATCCCATTACTCCGGATGGCGATGGTACGAATGATGAGGCAGGGATTTATTATAATATACCTTTTGAATCTGCTATTGCCGACGTATATATTTACGATCTGTTCGGTAGGATGATTTCGAATGTTGCAAAGAATCAACTTGTGGAATCGACAGGAGTAATATTCTGGGACGGCTCTTCAATGTACAGCAAAAAGGTAAGGGTTGGAATATATGTTGTTAGATTTAACGCTAAGGATGTGAAAACAGGCCGAAAGGTGGGGTATATTTCCACTGTAGTTGTAGCAGGGAAATTGTAA
- a CDS encoding potassium channel protein, translating to MRKKDTFRHIKAAIIFLTGVIVFGTIGYIVIEKWNFIDSFYMTIISITTTGFEEVHPLSHTGKIFTILIIVFGISAIAYTAGRATQYFIEEYFFRSRRMMEKIRKLKDHYIVCGFGRMGKQICKELKNNGASFVVIESNPEQQETLKESGYLYIEGDATNDETLIESGVKRAKGLVSVVEKDADNIFVTLTARDLNRNLFIVTRAINEGSERKLIKAGANRVIKPYELGGHRMVQMLLRPYVVDFIDIVGKRGVYNLAMEEIQVEDGSILVGSKIAETPIRRELNIIVIAIYTKEGKFIYNPGPNVIIQSNDTLIVIGEENNINKLKNIARG from the coding sequence ATGAGAAAAAAAGATACATTTAGGCATATAAAAGCTGCAATTATTTTTCTTACTGGAGTAATCGTATTTGGAACTATCGGTTACATTGTAATAGAGAAGTGGAATTTTATAGATTCATTTTATATGACAATAATTTCAATTACAACAACTGGTTTTGAGGAGGTTCATCCTCTTAGTCATACAGGTAAAATATTCACTATTTTGATAATAGTATTTGGGATATCTGCAATAGCATATACAGCAGGAAGAGCGACTCAATATTTTATTGAAGAATATTTTTTCAGGAGTAGAAGAATGATGGAAAAAATAAGAAAATTAAAAGATCATTATATAGTTTGTGGATTCGGAAGAATGGGTAAGCAAATTTGTAAAGAACTGAAAAATAATGGAGCATCTTTTGTTGTTATAGAGAGTAATCCGGAACAGCAAGAGACTCTCAAGGAGTCAGGGTATCTTTATATTGAAGGTGATGCTACAAATGATGAAACTTTGATTGAATCAGGTGTAAAAAGGGCAAAAGGGCTGGTTTCAGTAGTTGAAAAGGATGCAGACAATATTTTTGTAACTCTGACAGCCAGAGATTTGAACAGAAACCTTTTTATAGTAACTCGAGCAATAAATGAAGGGAGTGAAAGAAAGCTTATTAAAGCTGGAGCTAACAGGGTTATAAAACCCTATGAGCTTGGTGGACACAGAATGGTTCAGATGTTATTAAGACCTTATGTTGTGGATTTTATTGATATAGTTGGAAAAAGAGGTGTGTATAACCTTGCAATGGAGGAAATTCAGGTGGAAGATGGCTCAATATTAGTCGGATCGAAAATTGCTGAAACACCTATTAGACGGGAGTTGAATATAATTGTAATAGCAATTTATACAAAAGAAGGAAAGTTTATTTATAATCCTGGTCCCAATGTGATTATCCAATCAAATGATACACTTATTGTTATAGGAGAGGAAAATAATATCAATAAGTTGAAAAATATTGCAAGGGGTTAA
- a CDS encoding glutamate synthase subunit beta, with protein MPKDNEEKISFLLYKREDLPLRPVQERIKDWKEIYRRLPEEKVRLQSERCMACGVPFCHYACPLGNHTPKINQFFREGKIKEAIDLLHQTNNFPEFTGLLCPALCEKSCVLGLDNESVTIRQIELSVVEKAWARGYIKPKKPCKENEKSIAIIGSGPAGLTAAQQLRRIGYDVTIFERTDKPGGFLRYGIPDFKLEKHILDRRISQMEEEGVIFKCGIEIGSDIKPDEILEKFDAVILACGSNKPRDLDIQGKNLKGIYYATDYLSYANQVVAGKIKESDALSAKNKNIIIIGGGDTGADCLSTAVRQGAKSVIQFELFPPPPETRPEEKPWPLYVRTLSHPISIEEGGIQFFRINTKRFIGNSKGEVIALEATRVVPVQEKGKLALVEVPNSVMEFPADMVILALGFTGPATKNIIDELRLELTKWGTVKTDDNGMTSIPGVFAAGDMVRGQSLIVWAIAEGRKIAHEVDKYIFGNSKLQNPLADYFTKIPFEL; from the coding sequence ATGCCTAAGGATAATGAAGAAAAAATTAGTTTTTTATTGTATAAACGAGAGGATTTACCACTAAGACCTGTACAGGAAAGGATCAAAGACTGGAAGGAAATATACCGTCGCCTACCTGAGGAAAAAGTCAGGCTTCAGTCCGAAAGATGCATGGCATGTGGGGTCCCATTTTGCCACTATGCCTGTCCATTGGGAAACCACACTCCAAAAATAAATCAGTTTTTTAGAGAAGGGAAGATAAAAGAGGCTATCGATCTGCTACATCAGACAAATAATTTTCCCGAATTTACAGGGCTTTTATGTCCTGCACTATGCGAGAAATCATGTGTCCTGGGACTTGACAATGAATCAGTGACAATCAGACAGATTGAGCTATCAGTTGTAGAAAAAGCATGGGCTAGAGGTTATATAAAACCTAAAAAACCTTGTAAAGAAAATGAAAAAAGTATTGCAATAATAGGTTCTGGACCTGCTGGACTTACCGCTGCTCAACAACTTAGAAGAATTGGTTACGACGTAACTATTTTTGAGAGAACCGACAAACCAGGTGGGTTCTTAAGATATGGGATTCCAGATTTCAAACTTGAAAAACATATTCTTGATAGAAGAATTAGTCAAATGGAAGAAGAAGGAGTAATATTCAAATGTGGTATTGAGATTGGAAGTGATATTAAACCCGATGAGATTCTGGAAAAATTTGATGCTGTAATCCTTGCGTGTGGATCTAATAAACCAAGAGACTTGGACATACAAGGAAAAAACCTGAAAGGTATCTATTATGCCACCGACTACCTGAGTTATGCCAATCAGGTTGTAGCAGGGAAAATAAAAGAAAGCGATGCACTATCAGCTAAAAACAAGAATATTATCATCATCGGGGGTGGAGACACAGGAGCTGATTGTTTAAGTACAGCTGTAAGGCAAGGAGCTAAAAGTGTAATTCAATTTGAACTATTTCCACCTCCACCAGAAACAAGACCCGAGGAGAAACCATGGCCATTATACGTAAGGACACTTTCACATCCCATTTCAATAGAAGAGGGTGGAATCCAATTCTTTAGAATAAACACAAAAAGATTCATTGGCAACAGTAAGGGAGAAGTCATAGCACTTGAAGCTACCCGTGTTGTACCAGTTCAAGAAAAAGGTAAATTGGCCCTTGTGGAAGTACCAAACTCCGTGATGGAATTTCCTGCCGACATGGTTATACTCGCACTTGGCTTCACGGGACCTGCCACAAAAAATATAATTGATGAGCTTAGATTAGAGCTAACGAAATGGGGCACTGTAAAAACTGACGATAATGGAATGACAAGTATACCTGGAGTATTTGCCGCCGGTGATATGGTTAGAGGACAGAGTCTAATAGTCTGGGCAATCGCTGAAGGTCGAAAAATAGCTCACGAGGTTGATAAATATATTTTCGGCAACTCTAAACTCCAAAATCCACTTGCCGATTATTTCACAAAAATTCCATTTGAATTATAA
- a CDS encoding radical SAM protein, which yields MEKVLPSLVVSDGNGNVIDINEFYPAGSSGRFIKHIPEDEWIPLPDGSKIFELPGRLPIGINKRTGDVVILESEKGENIMAVAAFPAPAYTITYLACYENIENAPVLPLFAYSAIGWYEGRFFIPAIRIDNDIRQDPSQFNLRWIKKNAKKFLKEYKNNRLARHLIENCALTYHCPAAQNYLLNRWEMPVPTSRKCNARCIGCISFQPDSCIPCTQNRMNFTPTVDEIVEIVVPHIETAPLPIVSFGQGCEGEPLLNGDLLAESIKKIRAKTKKGTINLNTNASKPETVKELRKSGLDSMRVSLNSVREKYYMKYFKPIDYNFEDILKSIEVMKRLGGFVSINYFTIAGFTDQPDEVDEAIRLIKEFKIDMIQWRNLNIDPDYYFDKLKIDNIEGIGIRRAMAEIKKKIPSIKYGYFNPYLG from the coding sequence ATGGAAAAGGTCTTACCATCACTAGTCGTTTCGGATGGTAATGGAAATGTTATTGATATAAATGAATTTTACCCTGCTGGTAGCTCCGGAAGGTTTATAAAACATATACCAGAAGATGAATGGATTCCTTTGCCCGATGGTAGTAAAATATTTGAACTCCCAGGTAGACTACCTATAGGAATCAATAAAAGGACAGGTGATGTTGTAATTCTCGAAAGTGAAAAGGGTGAAAATATAATGGCAGTAGCTGCATTTCCTGCTCCAGCATATACGATAACCTACTTAGCCTGTTATGAAAATATTGAAAATGCTCCTGTTCTTCCACTTTTCGCATATTCCGCTATTGGGTGGTATGAAGGGAGATTCTTTATCCCTGCAATTAGAATCGATAATGATATAAGGCAGGACCCATCCCAATTCAATCTCCGCTGGATAAAAAAGAATGCCAAAAAATTCTTGAAAGAATATAAAAATAACCGACTTGCAAGACATCTTATTGAAAATTGTGCACTCACCTATCACTGTCCTGCAGCACAAAACTATTTACTTAATAGATGGGAAATGCCTGTTCCAACATCACGTAAATGCAACGCAAGATGTATTGGATGTATCTCCTTCCAACCAGATAGCTGTATTCCATGCACACAAAATAGGATGAACTTCACACCTACTGTCGACGAGATAGTGGAAATCGTCGTCCCCCATATCGAGACAGCTCCCCTGCCAATCGTAAGCTTTGGACAAGGTTGCGAGGGGGAACCTCTTCTTAATGGAGACCTATTAGCAGAATCAATCAAAAAAATTAGAGCAAAAACAAAAAAGGGAACTATAAACCTTAACACAAATGCAAGTAAACCTGAGACAGTTAAGGAATTAAGAAAAAGTGGTCTTGATAGTATGCGTGTATCCTTAAATTCTGTAAGAGAAAAGTACTATATGAAATATTTTAAACCAATCGATTATAATTTTGAGGATATTTTAAAATCTATAGAGGTAATGAAAAGGCTTGGAGGTTTTGTCTCTATCAACTACTTTACTATTGCCGGTTTTACCGACCAGCCGGATGAAGTAGATGAAGCAATAAGGCTTATCAAAGAATTTAAAATCGACATGATTCAGTGGAGAAACCTTAATATAGATCCGGATTATTACTTTGATAAACTTAAAATAGACAACATTGAAGGAATCGGTATAAGAAGAGCAATGGCAGAAATAAAAAAGAAAATTCCTTCAATAAAATATGGTTACTTTAATCCATACTTAGGATAA